A genomic region of Podarcis raffonei isolate rPodRaf1 chromosome 13, rPodRaf1.pri, whole genome shotgun sequence contains the following coding sequences:
- the LOC128399113 gene encoding olfactory receptor 49-like: MKYNQTTVSEFILLGFTDIRKLQLLLFTTLLFSYLLAILGNAVIITVAQIDHRLHTPMYFFLQNFSFLEIGFTTAIIPQTLVHLSTGNKNITYIGCMIQSFLYFQLGTTEFFLLAVMSYDRYVAICNPLRYPAIMNHYLCITLVVFCWVGSFLLIIGPWVLFLQFPICKSNVLDHFFCDNTPLIKLVCGDTSLLEFFGFITAVLSVLGSLTITVMSYVKIIQTILHFPTATGRQKAFSTCASHFIVVSITYGSCIFLYIKPTQSSKVEFGKMVAVLNTVVSPLLNPFIYSLRNKQVQEALKNLFGQLKTIAKGPGTI, translated from the coding sequence ATGAAGTACAACCAAACAACAGTCAGTGAGTTTATCCTTCTGGGCTTCACCGACATCCGGAAACTGCAGCTCCTGTTATTCACCACCCTTCTCTTTTCCTACCTTCTGGCCATCCTAGGCAATGCTGTGATTATCACGGTTGCTCAAATAGATCACCGGCTACACACTCCTATGTATTTCTTCCTCCAGAATTTCTCTTTCTTAGAAATTGGCTTCACCACAGCAATAATTCCCCAAACCTTGGTCCATCTTTCAACCGGCAATAAAAACATCACTTACATTGGTTGCATGATACAGTCCTTCTTATATTTCCAACTGGGAACTACCGAGTTCTTCCTCTTAGCTGTCATGTCCTACGATCGATATGTAGCCATCTGCAATCCCTTGCGATATCCAGCCATCATGAACCATTACTTATGCATCACGCTGGTTGTGTTTTGTTGGGTTGGCAGTTTTCTCCTGATCATTGGTCCATGGGTGCTTTTCCTACAGTTTCCAATATGCAAGTCCAACGTCCTTGACCACTTCTTCTGTGACAATACACCGTTGATCAAACTCGTTTGTGGGGACACATCACTTTTGGAATTCTTTGGGTTCATCActgctgtgctttctgtgctgggAAGCTTGACAATTACAGTAATGTCATATGTCAAGATAATCCAAACCATCTTACATTTCCCCACTGCCACAGGGAGACAGAAGGCCTTTTCCACTTGTGCCTCTCACTTCATTGTGGTGTCCATCACCTACGGGAGCTGCATCTTCCTTTATATCAAACCAACACAGAGCAGCAAAGTGGAGTTTGGCAAAATGGTGGCCGTCCTCAATACTGTTGTGTCCCCTTTGCTCAACCCTTTCATCTACAGCTTGAGAAACAAACAGGTTCAGGAGGCCTTGAAAAATTTGTTTGGGCAACTCAAAACCATTGCTAAGGGACCAGGCACCATCTGA
- the LOC128399112 gene encoding olfactory receptor 6C65-like has protein sequence MENQIKINEFLLLGFTENAKLEMFFFVLFLIMYLMAVMGNMIIITITLMDFRLRTPMYFFLRNYAILEIGYTTAAIPKALFNLASGRKTISYGGCISQLFFYFFLGTTDFSLLTVMSFDRYVAICNPLRYTTIMNEKFCTLLVLFSWIGSLAVILAQTLLYVQFPVCGSNIIDHFFCDSKPLLNLLCGDTHFLELSDFIISVFTVLGTFAITVVSYVNIISTVLRIPSAAGRQKAFSTCASHITIVTVAYGSCISMYIIPERDGGQNFNKVVAVLNNVVCPLMTPFVYSLRNRQVQDALKNAFACKHVFNKMQRNSCSLK, from the coding sequence ATGGAGAACCAAATAAAGATCAATGAGTTTCTACTGCTGGGATTCACTGAGAACGCCAAACTAgagatgtttttctttgttcttttcttaatcatGTACCTGATGGCTGTAATGGGAAACATGATCATTATCACCATCACTCTCATGGATTTCCGCCTCAGGacacccatgtatttcttcctccGGAATTATGCCATCTTGGAAATTGGATACACCACTGCTGCCATCCCAAAGGCGTTGTTCAACCTTGCATCTGGCAGGAAAACAATCTCGTATGGGGGATGTATAAGTCAACTGTTTTTCTATTTCTTCCTGGGCACTACAGATTTCTCCCTGCTGACTGTGATGTCCTTTGACCGATATGTGGCCATCTGCAACCCCCTAAGGTACACCACCATCATGAACGAGAAGTTCTGCACACTTTTGGTGCTCTTCTCTTGGATTGGGTCGCTTGCTGTGATTTTGGCTCAAACTCTGCTATATGTTCAATTTCCTGTTTGTGGCTCCAACATCATTGACCATTTCTTCTGTGACAGCAAACCATTACTAAATCTTCTCTGTGGTGACACACATTTCTTGGAGCTCTCTGACTTTATTATTTCAGTGTTTACAGTACTGGGGACTTTTGCTATCACCGTTGTGTCCTATGTGAATATAATCTCCACTGTTCTCCGCATCCCAAGTGCTGCAGGgaggcagaaggccttttccacctgtgcTTCCCACATCACCATTGTCACCGTCGCCTATGGAAGCTGCATCTCTATGTACATCATACCTGAACGAGATGGTGGGCAAAACTTCAACAAGGTTGTGGCCGTTCTTAACAATGTGGTTTGTCCTCTAATGACCCCCTTTGTGTACAGCCTGAGGAACAGGCAGGTCCAAGATGCTTTGAAAAATGCTTTTGCCTGCAAGCATGTATTTAATAAAATGCAGAGAAACTCATGCAGTTTGAAATGA
- the LOC128399974 gene encoding olfactory receptor 6C75-like, whose amino-acid sequence MENQTKINEFLLLGFTENGKLEIFLFVLFLIMYLMAVTGNMIIITITLMDFRLRTPMYFFLRNYAILEIGYTTAAIPKALFNLASGRKTISYAGCISQYFFYFFLGTTDFFLLTVMSFDRYMAICNPLRYTTIMNEKFCTLLVLFSWIGSLAVILAQTLLYVQFPVCGSNIIDHFFCDSKALLHLLCGDTHFLELSDFIISVFTVLGTFTITVVSYVNIISTVLHIPSAAGRQKAFSTCASHVTIVTVAYGSCISMYIIPERDGGQNFNKVVAILNNVVCPLMTPFVYSLRNRQVQDSLKNLIQQILS is encoded by the exons ATGGAGAACCAAACAAAGATCAATGAATTTCTACTGCTGGGATTCACTGAGAATGGCAAACTAGAGAtatttctctttgtccttttctTAATCATGTACCTGATGGCTGTAACGGGAAACATGATCATTATCACCATCACTCTCATGGATTTCCGCCTCAGGacacccatgtatttcttcctccGGAATTATGCCATCTTGGAGATTGGATACACCACTGCTGCCATCCCAAAGGCGTTGTTCAACCTTGCATCTGGCAGGAAAACAATCTCGTATGCTGGATGTATAAGTCAATACTTTTTCTATTTCTTCCTGGGCACCACAGATTTCTTCCTGCTGACTGTGATGTCCTTTGACCGATATATGGCCATCTGCAACCCCCTAAGATACACCACCATCATGAATGAGAAGTTCTGCACACTTTTGGTGCTGTTCTCTTGGATTGGGTCGCTTGCTGTGATTTTGGCTCAAACTCTGCTATATGTTCAATTTCCTGTTTGTGGCTCCAACATCATTGACCATTTCTTCTGCGACAGCAAAGCATTACTCCATCTTCTCTGTGGTGACACACATTTCTTGGAGCTCTCCGACTTTATTATTTCGGTGTTTACAGTACTGGGGACTTTCACTATCACCGTTGTGTCCTATGTGAATATAATCTCAACTGTTCTCCACATCCCAAGTGCTGCAGGgaggcagaaggccttttccacctgtgcTTCCCACGTCACCATTGTCACTGTTGCCTATGGAAGCTGCATCTCTATGTACATCATACCTGAGCGGGATGGTGGGCAAAACttcaacaaagttgtggccattcTTAACAATGTGGTTTGTCCTCTAATGACCCCCTTTGTATACAGCCTGAGGAACAGGCAGGTCCAAGATTCTTTGAAAAAT ttaattcagcaaatcctttcc